From the Meiothermus sp. Pnk-1 genome, one window contains:
- a CDS encoding glycosyltransferase, translating to MLTKAVRNGLWNAVSTLVSTLTGMVVSVIVIRTLDTQAYGEVSYYAWLAGLLSALGVLAFPAALTRFISELRGQGRPQEGEALAAWVSRGLLALNALIGLALLVWAWRSPHPLSLYLTIIAPLPFLNALSRLLTSSFWGNEEYRPAAISLAVASFVQLGIAAAAALLHWGKPGFLLALLSLGVSSSIGLFFYALRKGTQRHLFRFQPGPTRATVWLYLAFSLPMILHTIFEMIVWQRSEVYFLAQLSTQDQIGYYSLAFTIYGLCVGMGYALVGGFFPAIARDFGAGDWGRVREKIAQGVVLMTLFATPLSFGALTMLGTAIYWLYGEKMFPTVPVAQILFLGLIPSLSVTVTGLTLGAIRRPWATIPLGFAASALNIGLDYLLIPPYGAIGAALANTGSQVFYTLGAYWILLRVIGVTGRLYLPWASLGTIVFLGLITTYLIPHWLVGRGLDWLAIPIAGVLYLGGVWRLGYLRALQERVGYRILHILGNRVLPKNPDAEGVSGVVRAALEIARTQARQGHRVWVAAVGKEAWEREWQGVRLISLRPARIPVLRLAGRELDLRVHLPLVRLCLLEAFDIVHTHLYDYVRGLRARARVVHFHGDPLTQIYQGPSPALKPGDFRLVARHSQAQVGVSRFIARQLQRGFSRYGLEGQVYCVYNGVDTERFHPQRHLEPRRALRREWGVAEDETVFLFVGAIVHEKGVIHLARAFSRLSRRHPKVHLALAGSSKLWGSQLSDHDPHQAYAEEVRRSLEGCNAHFLGNLSRDQIPAVYAAADVVVIPSVMEEAFALVTLEAMASGKPIIASRVGGLPEVVQPEAGLLVPPRDEAALEAAMLTLAEDPSARQSRGLAARELALNFTWDHAAEGLEQVYQAALQRHYPPSRLTEAPYPEEARTHA from the coding sequence ATGCTCACCAAAGCAGTGCGCAATGGGCTATGGAATGCGGTCAGCACCCTGGTCTCGACCCTCACCGGCATGGTGGTCTCGGTGATCGTGATCCGCACCCTGGATACCCAGGCCTACGGTGAAGTCAGCTACTACGCCTGGCTGGCCGGGTTGCTGAGCGCCTTGGGGGTGTTGGCCTTTCCGGCGGCACTCACCCGGTTTATCTCCGAACTCCGCGGCCAGGGGCGGCCACAAGAGGGGGAAGCGCTGGCGGCTTGGGTGAGCCGGGGGCTGCTGGCGTTGAATGCCCTGATCGGGCTGGCGCTGCTGGTGTGGGCCTGGCGCAGCCCTCATCCCCTCTCCCTATACCTCACCATCATCGCGCCGCTGCCATTTTTGAACGCCCTGAGCCGGCTCCTCACCTCGAGCTTCTGGGGCAACGAGGAGTACCGCCCCGCCGCGATCAGCCTGGCAGTAGCCTCTTTTGTGCAGCTCGGAATCGCCGCGGCGGCGGCTTTACTGCACTGGGGTAAGCCGGGCTTCTTGCTGGCGCTCCTATCGTTAGGCGTCAGCAGCTCGATCGGCCTGTTTTTCTATGCCCTGCGCAAAGGAACCCAGCGGCACTTATTCCGCTTTCAACCAGGTCCCACCCGTGCCACGGTGTGGCTGTACCTGGCCTTCAGCCTCCCCATGATCCTCCACACCATATTTGAGATGATCGTCTGGCAGCGCTCGGAGGTCTACTTTTTGGCCCAGTTGTCCACTCAGGACCAGATCGGCTACTATAGCCTGGCCTTCACCATCTACGGCCTCTGCGTGGGCATGGGGTACGCCCTGGTGGGGGGGTTCTTCCCCGCCATCGCCCGTGACTTCGGCGCCGGGGACTGGGGGCGGGTGCGGGAGAAGATCGCCCAGGGCGTAGTGCTGATGACCCTCTTCGCCACCCCTCTATCCTTCGGCGCCCTCACCATGCTGGGCACGGCCATCTACTGGCTATACGGGGAAAAGATGTTCCCTACCGTTCCGGTAGCCCAGATCCTCTTCCTCGGGCTCATCCCCAGCTTGTCGGTAACGGTTACCGGCCTCACCCTAGGGGCCATCCGCCGCCCCTGGGCCACAATCCCCCTGGGCTTTGCTGCCTCGGCGCTCAACATCGGCTTAGATTACCTGCTCATCCCTCCGTACGGAGCCATCGGCGCGGCGCTGGCCAACACCGGCTCCCAGGTGTTTTACACCCTGGGAGCGTACTGGATACTCTTGCGGGTCATCGGGGTCACCGGCAGGCTATACCTGCCTTGGGCATCTCTGGGTACCATCGTGTTTTTGGGGCTTATCACCACCTATCTGATCCCCCACTGGCTGGTGGGGCGTGGCCTGGACTGGCTCGCCATTCCCATAGCCGGGGTGCTCTACCTGGGAGGGGTGTGGCGCCTCGGTTACCTGCGCGCCTTGCAGGAGCGCGTAGGGTACCGGATACTGCACATCTTGGGAAACCGGGTCCTCCCCAAAAATCCTGATGCCGAAGGAGTCAGCGGCGTAGTGCGGGCCGCCTTGGAGATCGCCCGCACCCAAGCCCGCCAGGGGCACAGGGTCTGGGTAGCGGCGGTAGGCAAGGAAGCCTGGGAGCGGGAGTGGCAGGGAGTGCGCCTGATCTCCCTCCGCCCGGCCAGGATCCCGGTGCTCCGCCTGGCCGGGCGCGAGCTGGACCTGCGGGTCCACTTGCCCTTGGTGCGGCTTTGCCTCCTCGAGGCCTTCGATATCGTACACACCCACCTCTACGACTACGTGCGGGGTTTGCGGGCCAGGGCCCGGGTCGTCCACTTTCACGGCGACCCCCTCACCCAGATATACCAAGGGCCAAGCCCGGCGCTTAAACCGGGAGATTTCCGTCTGGTAGCCCGGCACAGCCAAGCCCAGGTAGGGGTGAGCCGCTTCATCGCCCGCCAGCTCCAGCGAGGCTTCAGCCGGTACGGCCTGGAGGGCCAGGTGTACTGCGTCTACAACGGAGTAGATACCGAGCGCTTTCACCCGCAGCGCCATCTCGAGCCGAGGCGCGCGCTGCGCCGGGAATGGGGGGTGGCCGAGGACGAGACGGTGTTTCTCTTCGTGGGGGCCATTGTGCACGAGAAGGGGGTGATCCACTTGGCGCGGGCTTTCTCCCGCCTCTCCCGGCGCCACCCCAAGGTCCATTTGGCGCTGGCTGGCAGCAGCAAGCTGTGGGGTTCCCAGCTTTCAGACCACGACCCGCACCAAGCCTATGCTGAGGAGGTACGCCGCAGCCTGGAAGGGTGCAACGCCCACTTCCTGGGCAACCTCAGCCGCGATCAGATCCCCGCCGTCTACGCGGCCGCCGATGTGGTAGTAATTCCCTCGGTGATGGAGGAGGCCTTTGCCCTGGTAACCCTGGAGGCCATGGCCTCGGGCAAACCGATCATCGCCTCGAGGGTAGGGGGGCTGCCCGAGGTGGTGCAGCCAGAGGCAGGTCTGCTGGTGCCTCCCAGGGACGAAGCCGCCCTCGAGGCGGCGATGCTCACCCTGGCCGAAGACCCCTCAGCCCGCCAATCGCGCGGCCTAGCCGCCCGTGAACTCGCCCTCAACTTCACCTGGGACCACGCCGCAGAGGGGCTCGAGCAGGTCTACCAAGCCGCGCTGCAACGCCACTACCCTCCAAGCCGCCTGACCGAGGCACCCTATCCCGAGGAGGCCCGAACCCATGCTTGA
- a CDS encoding glycosyltransferase has protein sequence MKPVQPEVSVLMATYNYARFLPTAIESVLAQEMEAFELIIGDNASEDHTPEIVAEYAARDPRIKSFRNPTNLGVVENFNRCFLSMSPQSRYFILLPADDWWTPQTLRRLLEVAQAHPEVAIVHADAYRTDEACRLLNRYSEFMRQPPEGLHQAVSLLMQADYIPAQCALVNRKYIQEKPPFDPELRHVHDMHLWLRLLLQGHTAYYLAEPLAYIRKHAAALTTEANIEARLREEVRMFEKLAPLTPPRLEPARQEALANRLAALSFHLLGVSKIEEARALLQKTVQVSPQTRLDLAVARWIAALPLPKNTRAQLWNLAWSTTQAMRRA, from the coding sequence ATGAAGCCCGTCCAACCCGAGGTCAGCGTATTGATGGCCACCTATAACTACGCCCGCTTTCTCCCCACCGCGATCGAGAGCGTGCTGGCCCAAGAGATGGAGGCGTTTGAGTTGATCATCGGGGATAACGCCTCAGAGGATCACACCCCCGAGATCGTCGCCGAGTACGCCGCTCGCGACCCCCGCATCAAATCCTTCCGCAACCCCACCAACCTCGGCGTCGTGGAGAACTTCAACCGCTGCTTCCTCAGCATGAGCCCGCAAAGCCGCTACTTTATCCTGCTTCCCGCCGATGACTGGTGGACGCCGCAAACCCTCAGGCGTTTGCTAGAAGTCGCGCAAGCGCACCCCGAGGTGGCTATAGTGCACGCCGACGCCTACCGCACCGACGAGGCTTGCCGGTTGCTCAACCGGTATAGCGAGTTCATGCGGCAACCGCCGGAAGGGCTGCACCAGGCGGTGTCTTTGTTGATGCAGGCCGATTACATCCCTGCCCAATGCGCTTTGGTCAACAGAAAATATATCCAAGAAAAACCTCCTTTCGATCCCGAGCTGCGCCACGTACACGACATGCACCTTTGGCTGCGGCTGCTTCTGCAGGGTCACACCGCTTATTACCTGGCCGAACCGTTGGCCTACATCCGCAAGCACGCGGCAGCACTCACCACTGAAGCCAACATAGAAGCTCGCCTAAGAGAAGAGGTGCGGATGTTCGAGAAGCTGGCCCCCCTCACCCCCCCCAGGCTCGAGCCTGCGCGTCAGGAAGCCTTGGCGAACCGTCTGGCCGCCTTGAGCTTTCATCTGCTGGGCGTTTCGAAAATCGAAGAGGCTCGAGCCTTGTTGCAGAAAACCGTCCAGGTAAGCCCACAAACCCGCCTCGACCTCGCCGTGGCCCGCTGGATCGCCGCGCTTCCTCTTCCCAAGAACACCCGCGCCCAACTGTGGAACCTGGCCTGGAGTACCACCCAGGCCATGCGGAGGGCCTAA
- a CDS encoding class I SAM-dependent methyltransferase produces MPKSRAEALAFPKGDLELAFCLRCGFIQNRLFAPERLDYSAGYGETQGFSPTFSGWAKHLVRQLVEQYGVQGQTVLEIGCGQGEFLAELCQAGKNRGIGIDPGLALEHPSHPERIEWIGGVYEDHAERTREAQAVLCRHTLEHIAPVGAFVGRIRAAMHPQTLLFLEVPDTRRILEEKAFWDIYYEHCSYFTQGSLGRLLRAQGFRVLENRRAYGDQYVLAFARADQANPAFPEENDLEGLHRLVRAFKAAALAAIQHWRARLEAWREAGKRVVLWAASSKSVAFLTTLEVGEEVACAVDINPHKRGHYLPGSGHPVVGPEDLEHAPPDVVLVMNPIYAEEIRRDLARRGLEPELVLLR; encoded by the coding sequence TTGCCCAAAAGCCGCGCGGAAGCCCTGGCTTTTCCCAAAGGCGACCTCGAGCTGGCTTTTTGTTTGAGGTGTGGCTTTATCCAGAACCGGCTTTTTGCCCCTGAGCGCCTGGACTACTCGGCAGGGTATGGAGAGACCCAGGGCTTCTCCCCTACCTTTAGCGGCTGGGCCAAGCACCTCGTCCGGCAGCTCGTGGAACAGTATGGGGTGCAGGGACAGACCGTGCTCGAAATAGGGTGTGGCCAGGGGGAGTTTCTGGCCGAGCTTTGCCAGGCAGGGAAGAACCGGGGAATCGGGATTGACCCCGGGCTGGCGCTCGAGCACCCTTCCCACCCGGAGCGGATCGAGTGGATCGGTGGGGTCTACGAAGATCACGCCGAGCGTACCCGTGAAGCCCAGGCAGTGCTATGCCGCCATACCCTCGAGCACATCGCCCCGGTGGGGGCGTTTGTAGGCCGCATCCGCGCCGCCATGCACCCCCAGACCCTGCTCTTTTTGGAGGTACCTGATACCCGCCGCATCTTGGAAGAAAAAGCCTTTTGGGATATCTACTACGAGCATTGTTCCTACTTCACCCAGGGTTCGCTCGGCAGGTTGCTACGGGCCCAGGGCTTCCGGGTGCTGGAAAACCGCCGCGCCTACGGGGATCAATACGTGCTGGCGTTTGCTCGGGCTGACCAAGCCAACCCGGCCTTCCCCGAAGAGAACGATCTCGAGGGGCTACATCGCCTCGTTCGAGCGTTCAAAGCCGCGGCTTTAGCCGCAATCCAGCACTGGCGCGCCCGGCTCGAGGCCTGGCGCGAGGCCGGTAAACGAGTGGTGCTATGGGCCGCCAGTTCCAAATCGGTGGCCTTCCTGACCACCCTGGAGGTCGGCGAGGAAGTGGCTTGTGCCGTGGACATCAACCCCCACAAGCGCGGGCACTACCTGCCGGGCAGCGGACATCCGGTGGTGGGGCCGGAGGACCTCGAGCACGCCCCCCCCGACGTGGTGTTGGTAATGAACCCCATCTACGCCGAGGAAATCCGGCGAGATCTAGCCCGGAGGGGGCTCGAGCCCGAGCTGGTGCTTTTGCGATAA
- a CDS encoding class I SAM-dependent methyltransferase translates to MAKVTHCRSCGSSELVPFLNLGRMPIINNLITDLDAEEPRYPLEVAFCKRCTLVQLTEELPAEAIFNADYPYYSSYADALLEHSRRHVEKLIAERNLGPTSQVIELASNDGYLLQYFKAAGVPVLGIDPAPGPAKVAQEKGIPTLVEFFDAQVANRLVAKGIQADVILANNVLAHVPDLNGFVEGIAILLKENGIATIENPYVRDLVEQRQFDTIYHEHYCYHSVSGINHLMKRHGLTLFRVEHYPIHGGSLRYHVGKNVTVEASVEAYLAEEHRIGMDRPEYYLEFGSRTAAVREALLALLMELRAQGKRIAAYGAAAKGAIMLNYAGIGPELIQFIADRNPHKQGKYLPGVRIPISPPERILEEQPDYLLILIWNLKDEVLRQQAEFARRGGKFIVAIPYPEILQGESAFVSS, encoded by the coding sequence ATGGCTAAAGTGACCCACTGTCGTTCCTGCGGCTCGAGCGAGCTGGTACCTTTTTTGAACCTGGGGCGCATGCCGATTATCAACAACCTGATCACCGACCTCGACGCTGAAGAACCGCGCTATCCGCTCGAGGTCGCCTTCTGCAAGCGCTGCACCTTGGTGCAGCTCACCGAGGAGCTCCCCGCCGAAGCGATCTTCAACGCCGACTACCCCTACTATTCCTCGTATGCCGATGCCCTTTTGGAGCACTCCCGCCGCCACGTGGAAAAGCTCATCGCCGAGCGCAACCTGGGGCCTACCAGCCAGGTTATCGAGCTGGCCAGCAACGACGGCTACCTGTTGCAATACTTCAAGGCCGCCGGGGTTCCGGTGCTGGGTATTGACCCCGCTCCCGGCCCGGCTAAAGTCGCCCAGGAGAAGGGTATCCCCACGCTGGTGGAGTTCTTCGATGCCCAGGTAGCCAACCGGCTGGTGGCCAAGGGAATCCAGGCCGACGTGATCCTGGCCAACAACGTCCTGGCGCACGTCCCCGATCTCAACGGGTTCGTCGAGGGCATCGCCATCCTGCTCAAGGAAAACGGCATCGCCACCATCGAGAACCCCTACGTACGGGACCTGGTAGAGCAGCGCCAGTTCGACACCATCTACCACGAACATTACTGCTACCACTCGGTGAGCGGCATCAACCACCTGATGAAGCGCCACGGCCTCACCCTCTTCCGGGTCGAGCACTACCCCATCCACGGGGGCAGCCTGCGCTACCACGTGGGCAAAAACGTGACGGTGGAAGCCTCGGTGGAAGCCTACCTCGCGGAGGAGCATCGCATCGGGATGGACCGGCCCGAGTACTACCTCGAGTTCGGCTCCCGCACGGCTGCGGTGCGCGAGGCCTTGCTGGCCCTTTTGATGGAACTCCGCGCCCAGGGCAAGCGGATCGCCGCCTATGGGGCCGCGGCCAAGGGAGCCATCATGCTCAACTACGCGGGGATTGGCCCCGAGCTGATCCAGTTCATCGCCGATAGAAACCCCCACAAGCAGGGAAAGTATCTGCCCGGGGTGCGCATCCCCATCAGCCCCCCTGAACGCATCCTGGAGGAGCAGCCAGACTATTTATTGATCCTGATCTGGAACCTAAAAGACGAGGTGCTGCGCCAGCAGGCCGAGTTTGCCCGGCGGGGCGGCAAATTCATCGTGGCGATTCCCTACCCGGAAATCTTGCAAGGGGAGAGCGCGTTTGTCAGCAGCTGA
- a CDS encoding NAD(P)-dependent oxidoreductase yields MKVLVTGHNGYIGTVLVPFLQNAGHEVVGLDNHLYQGCYLHAEPASIRELRLDVREVTPDHLLGFDAVIHLAGISNDPIGDLKPEATYAINHQATLRLARAAKRAGVTRFLFASSCSTYGAAKDAPLDETAPFNPVSAYGFSKVYAERDLAPLADAEFSPTYLRNATAFGVSPRLRADIVVNNLVGYAYTTGEVLIKSDGTPWRPLVHVEDICRAFLAVLEAPRDLVHNEAFNVGMNSQNYRVREIADMVAGVVPGSKVIYAPGANPDSRNYRVNFDKIHRMIPAFRPRWTVGMGIEELYEAYRANRLTLEDFTGPRFIRIRRIKQLQAEGLLDEDLRWRVALSR; encoded by the coding sequence GTGAAAGTACTCGTCACGGGCCATAACGGCTACATCGGTACGGTGTTGGTGCCCTTTTTGCAAAACGCCGGGCACGAGGTGGTGGGGCTCGACAACCACCTCTACCAGGGCTGTTACCTGCACGCCGAACCCGCCTCGATCCGCGAGCTGCGCCTGGATGTGCGCGAGGTCACCCCCGACCACCTCCTGGGCTTTGACGCGGTGATTCACCTGGCCGGGATCTCCAACGACCCCATCGGCGACCTTAAGCCTGAGGCCACCTACGCCATCAACCATCAGGCCACCCTGCGCCTGGCTCGCGCCGCCAAACGGGCCGGGGTGACCCGCTTCCTGTTCGCCTCCTCGTGCAGCACCTACGGGGCTGCTAAAGACGCCCCGCTCGACGAAACCGCCCCTTTCAACCCGGTGAGCGCTTACGGGTTTTCCAAGGTCTATGCGGAGCGCGATCTAGCCCCCTTGGCCGACGCCGAGTTCAGCCCTACCTACTTGCGCAACGCCACGGCCTTCGGGGTATCGCCCCGGCTGCGCGCAGACATCGTGGTGAACAACTTGGTGGGCTACGCCTACACCACCGGTGAGGTGCTGATCAAGTCCGACGGCACCCCCTGGCGGCCCTTGGTGCACGTCGAGGATATCTGCCGGGCGTTTCTAGCCGTGCTCGAGGCCCCCCGCGATCTGGTACATAACGAGGCGTTCAACGTCGGGATGAACAGCCAGAACTATCGGGTGCGGGAGATCGCCGATATGGTCGCCGGGGTGGTGCCGGGCAGCAAGGTCATCTACGCGCCTGGGGCTAACCCCGACAGCCGCAACTACCGGGTCAACTTTGACAAGATCCACCGTATGATTCCCGCCTTCCGACCCCGCTGGACGGTCGGTATGGGAATCGAAGAGCTCTACGAAGCCTACAGGGCCAACCGGCTTACCCTCGAGGACTTTACCGGGCCGCGCTTTATCCGCATCCGCCGGATCAAACAGCTGCAAGCCGAGGGACTTTTGGATGAGGACCTGCGCTGGCGGGTAGCCCTGAGCCGCTGA
- the rfbF gene encoding glucose-1-phosphate cytidylyltransferase: MKVVILAGGAGSRLSEETLLKPKPMVEIGNMPILWHIMRHYAHYGFTDFVIALGYKGEYIKKWFSDYAALSGNLTFHLGKGIMEVESPEALDWKVELIDTGLKTQTAGRIKRLRPYLGEETFFMTFGDGVSTINLWQQLEFHRRQGRLATVTAVHPPARFGQLILEGDQVLEFTEKPLDQSWINGGFFVMEPGVFDYVEGDHTDLKETLERLATDRQLAAYRHEGFWQPMDTLRDKSYLESLWESGKAPWKVWDESARELERHVFGRV, encoded by the coding sequence ATGAAGGTGGTCATCCTGGCAGGAGGGGCGGGCTCGAGGCTCTCCGAGGAGACCCTGCTCAAGCCCAAACCCATGGTGGAGATCGGGAACATGCCCATCCTGTGGCATATCATGCGCCACTACGCCCACTACGGGTTTACTGATTTTGTAATCGCCCTGGGATACAAGGGTGAATACATCAAGAAGTGGTTCAGCGACTATGCTGCCCTCTCCGGCAACCTCACCTTTCATCTGGGCAAGGGCATTATGGAGGTGGAAAGTCCGGAAGCTTTGGACTGGAAAGTCGAGCTGATTGATACCGGGCTCAAAACCCAGACCGCAGGCCGGATCAAGCGGCTGCGCCCCTACTTGGGCGAGGAAACCTTCTTCATGACCTTTGGGGATGGGGTCTCGACCATCAACCTCTGGCAGCAGCTCGAGTTTCACCGCCGTCAGGGCCGGCTCGCCACCGTCACCGCCGTCCACCCCCCGGCCCGCTTTGGCCAGCTCATCCTCGAGGGCGACCAGGTGCTCGAGTTCACCGAAAAACCCCTCGACCAGAGCTGGATCAACGGCGGCTTCTTCGTAATGGAGCCCGGGGTGTTCGACTACGTCGAAGGGGATCACACCGATCTCAAAGAAACCCTCGAGCGCCTGGCCACTGATCGGCAACTCGCCGCCTACAGGCACGAAGGCTTCTGGCAACCCATGGACACCCTGCGCGATAAGAGCTATCTAGAGTCGCTTTGGGAAAGCGGAAAGGCGCCTTGGAAGGTCTGGGATGAATCCGCGCGCGAGCTCGAGCGTCACGTCTTCGGCCGGGTGTGA
- a CDS encoding TolC family protein, with translation MKKRHLWSVITLLALGSAAFAFGPEDAYKYQDPRIPHLKTQLDAAARSLQGAQSGLGGSLTLKPGYTVDFPDPGDTDETGFGLGGTKVELFWGPDPVTIGRALRDLERSRRDYYRTVVGSTEGALIAHARLLRFQNEVAQREARLKASQANLAELQKKPDTSADQLERARGELSFRQLDLQRFQLELQQARDVAASFGLSGDAEPRTLRFAIPQVRVEDTPAYRLALAELQLARAEAQRESLAYLNRLSLGVTYTGAQVEAGFNVGFARGVPSVGASAELKTSTDTKVFIGLEANIPLEAFLGGSAQSAEANVRLRELDLESLRQGLAGQLRALQASIALAEQGLASAETALANEARFLQQSEADFKAGKISEQEYLERLGDARAMADYARAWEDYIRSVGDYLDLVGGTWQTR, from the coding sequence ATGAAGAAACGGCATTTGTGGTCGGTAATCACCCTGCTCGCCCTCGGCTCGGCCGCTTTCGCGTTTGGCCCGGAGGATGCCTACAAGTACCAAGACCCCCGCATCCCCCACCTGAAAACCCAGCTCGACGCCGCAGCCCGCAGTCTACAAGGCGCCCAGAGCGGCCTGGGCGGCTCCCTTACCCTGAAACCCGGTTACACTGTTGATTTCCCCGATCCCGGCGACACCGACGAAACCGGATTCGGTCTGGGTGGGACCAAAGTGGAACTTTTCTGGGGACCAGACCCGGTAACGATCGGGCGGGCCCTGCGCGACCTCGAGCGCTCCCGGCGGGACTATTACCGCACCGTGGTGGGTTCTACCGAAGGGGCCCTCATCGCCCATGCCCGGCTGCTGCGCTTCCAAAACGAAGTCGCCCAGCGCGAAGCCCGGCTCAAAGCTTCCCAGGCCAACCTGGCCGAGCTACAGAAAAAGCCCGATACCTCTGCGGATCAGCTCGAGCGGGCGCGGGGCGAGCTGAGCTTCCGTCAGCTCGACTTGCAGCGTTTTCAGCTCGAGCTCCAGCAAGCCCGCGACGTAGCGGCCAGCTTCGGCCTGAGCGGCGACGCCGAGCCCCGCACCTTGCGCTTTGCCATCCCGCAGGTTCGGGTCGAGGATACGCCCGCTTACCGGCTGGCCCTGGCCGAGTTACAGCTGGCCCGGGCCGAGGCCCAGCGGGAAAGCCTAGCCTACCTCAACCGGCTCTCCCTGGGCGTGACCTACACGGGGGCCCAGGTCGAGGCGGGGTTTAATGTGGGCTTCGCCCGCGGCGTCCCTTCGGTAGGGGCTAGCGCCGAGCTCAAAACCAGCACCGACACCAAAGTCTTTATCGGGCTCGAGGCGAATATCCCCCTGGAGGCCTTCCTGGGGGGCAGCGCCCAGAGCGCCGAGGCCAACGTGCGGCTGCGCGAACTCGATCTGGAGAGCCTTCGCCAGGGTTTGGCCGGTCAGCTCCGGGCCTTGCAGGCCAGCATCGCCCTGGCCGAACAAGGGCTGGCCTCGGCCGAGACCGCGCTGGCCAACGAGGCCCGCTTCTTGCAGCAAAGCGAGGCCGATTTCAAAGCCGGCAAGATCTCCGAGCAGGAATACCTCGAACGGCTGGGGGACGCCCGGGCCATGGCCGACTACGCCCGGGCGTGGGAGGATTACATCCGCAGCGTGGGGGATTACCTCGACTTGGTGGGTGGAACCTGGCAGACCCGCTAG
- a CDS encoding glycosyltransferase family A protein, translating into MPKVSILTLSYNKGPFLAECLESVLAQTYPDWECIVVDDGSTDNTWEVAQAYAAKDPRIKAYRKENGGYAGLAATHNFALERAGGALIAILDGDDLWPPDRLAHQVPVHEDPEVVLSYGQFVFLTPEGRRPGATPPFRGSLPTREFLKRLLIHQAECINVTLMISRRALEAVGGFHQDGSYFADMPTNLRLARLPGKVVYLPEVLGVWRQHDVQATRTVGAHVGEYNLMLCLKTLLDLPANERREMGLEAADILRARYPMIADAYFAATRGALLRRDVNLARKLARQLWFYGGPKRKLQALYAHWAAPLGLTYEPILRLIDQAQGGMIRRNA; encoded by the coding sequence GTGCCTAAAGTCAGCATCCTCACGCTCTCTTACAACAAAGGCCCCTTTCTGGCCGAATGCCTGGAGAGCGTGCTGGCCCAGACCTACCCGGACTGGGAATGCATCGTGGTGGACGACGGCTCCACCGACAACACCTGGGAGGTGGCCCAGGCCTACGCGGCCAAGGACCCCCGCATCAAAGCCTACCGCAAGGAGAACGGGGGCTACGCCGGCCTGGCCGCGACGCACAACTTTGCCCTCGAGCGCGCGGGCGGTGCCCTCATCGCCATCCTGGATGGGGACGACCTCTGGCCCCCCGACCGGCTGGCCCACCAGGTACCGGTGCACGAGGACCCCGAGGTGGTGCTCTCGTACGGCCAGTTCGTCTTTTTGACCCCCGAGGGCCGCCGCCCCGGCGCCACCCCGCCCTTTCGCGGCAGCCTCCCCACCCGGGAGTTCCTCAAGCGGCTGCTCATCCACCAGGCCGAGTGCATCAACGTCACCCTGATGATCTCGCGCCGGGCGCTAGAGGCGGTGGGCGGCTTCCACCAGGACGGCTCCTACTTCGCCGATATGCCCACCAATCTGCGCCTGGCCAGACTGCCGGGCAAGGTGGTCTACCTGCCCGAAGTGCTAGGGGTGTGGCGGCAACACGACGTACAGGCCACCCGCACGGTGGGGGCGCACGTCGGCGAATACAACCTGATGTTGTGCCTAAAGACGCTGCTCGACCTGCCGGCAAACGAGCGCAGGGAGATGGGGCTCGAGGCTGCCGACATCCTACGGGCGCGCTATCCGATGATCGCCGATGCCTACTTTGCCGCCACCCGCGGAGCTTTGCTGCGCCGCGACGTGAATTTGGCCCGTAAACTAGCCCGTCAGCTTTGGTTCTACGGAGGCCCCAAGCGCAAGCTCCAGGCGCTCTACGCTCACTGGGCGGCGCCCTTGGGCCTGACCTACGAACCCATCCTGCGCCTCATTGACCAGGCACAAGGTGGAATGATCAGGAGGAATGCATGA